In Nodosilinea sp. E11, the following are encoded in one genomic region:
- a CDS encoding cobalt transporter, translating to MMKPTPLLSSVLLTLSLSLSAPAALAHVGHGDEFQAEGGVNRVEVKAETDSLLGIEVNPIEAAADGSGAVLIPVTALVDDNGRQLVFVQYENFYEPVDVTIGSTQGDLIAVTDGLSVGEQLVTQGSLTLYAESRKTQTAEAIPAAVDEAHAQADAEGIPHSHDADGNLVESSETVASNEFVQQADVEAQPSRGFPVVLLVGLGVVAAAGTGTMAVLSSRRKKS from the coding sequence ATGATGAAACCGACTCCATTGCTCAGTTCTGTTCTGCTGACCCTCAGCCTCTCCCTAAGTGCTCCTGCCGCCCTAGCCCACGTGGGTCACGGCGATGAATTTCAGGCTGAAGGCGGCGTCAACCGAGTTGAGGTCAAGGCCGAGACCGACTCCCTGCTGGGCATCGAAGTCAACCCCATCGAGGCTGCCGCCGATGGCAGCGGGGCAGTGCTAATTCCGGTAACGGCCCTGGTGGATGACAACGGGCGACAGTTGGTGTTTGTGCAGTACGAAAACTTCTATGAGCCGGTGGATGTGACCATCGGCAGCACCCAGGGCGATCTGATCGCCGTCACCGATGGGCTGTCAGTGGGCGAACAACTGGTAACCCAGGGGAGCCTTACCCTCTATGCCGAATCGCGCAAAACCCAGACCGCTGAGGCCATCCCAGCCGCCGTTGATGAGGCCCATGCCCAGGCCGATGCCGAGGGCATTCCCCACAGCCACGATGCCGACGGCAATCTGGTGGAGTCTAGCGAAACCGTTGCGTCCAATGAATTTGTCCAGCAGGCCGATGTCGAGGCTCAGCCATCTCGCGGCTTTCCCGTGGTGCTGTTAGTTGGCTTAGGGGTCGTGGCTGCCGCAGGCACCGGAACGATGGCCGTTTTGAGTAGCCGCAGAAAGAAGAGCTAA
- the rppA gene encoding two-component system response regulator RppA, whose product MRVLLVEDEEDLGLAIKQVLMGEKYVVDWVNDGAQAWYCLENQWADYTVAIVDWLLPELSGLELCQRLRAQQNPLPVLMLTALGQPENRVAGLDAGADDYLVKPFVMAELLARLRALQRRSPQLQPQTLTVGRFALDDANSALQVAQDDQPSQQIPLTLKEFQVLAYLMQNCDRIIPGSKLRAQLWDLDDEPVSNVVAAQIRLLRRKLASHSCDCPIETIPGQGYRFNSSS is encoded by the coding sequence ATGCGCGTGCTGCTGGTGGAAGATGAAGAGGACTTGGGACTGGCCATCAAGCAGGTTTTGATGGGCGAAAAGTACGTGGTGGATTGGGTCAACGACGGTGCCCAAGCCTGGTATTGCTTGGAAAATCAGTGGGCCGACTACACCGTGGCCATTGTGGACTGGCTGCTGCCGGAGCTATCGGGACTGGAACTGTGTCAACGGCTGCGGGCACAGCAGAATCCCCTACCCGTGCTGATGTTGACGGCCCTGGGGCAGCCAGAAAACCGGGTGGCGGGGTTGGATGCCGGGGCGGATGACTATCTGGTGAAACCCTTTGTGATGGCGGAACTGCTGGCCCGGCTGCGGGCGCTCCAGCGGCGATCGCCCCAGCTGCAACCCCAAACCCTGACGGTGGGTCGCTTTGCCCTCGACGATGCTAATTCGGCTCTCCAAGTGGCGCAGGACGATCAACCCAGCCAACAGATTCCCCTGACGCTGAAGGAGTTTCAGGTATTGGCCTACCTGATGCAGAACTGCGATCGCATTATCCCCGGCAGCAAACTTCGCGCTCAACTGTGGGATCTAGACGACGAGCCCGTGAGCAATGTGGTCGCGGCTCAGATTCGCCTGCTGCGGCGCAAACTGGCTAGCCACAGCTGCGACTGCCCCATCGAAACCATCCCTGGTCAGGGCTACCGCTTTAACTCCTCTTCCTAA
- the rppB gene encoding two-component system sensor histidine kinase RppB: MDSQSLFRRSRTRLALWYTGVMAVILGLSGFGLYRALVLANWVALEREVESIAGTLHDSIEPLLLPAESPTDLLQQIFPDLCMAGEVCDPPTTLIQRHTLGISDRRSYYIRLFDHHGTLLAYSPNQPLPLSQTLNPSPWQTLQADNGPRYRQFTTILHAAHTHPDSGESHSHGSWGYLQIGRTLAPFDAEVQRLQWVLAVGLPLALVLVALSGWGLAGLALRPLYQAYQRQQRFTADAAHELRSPLASLLATVEATLRLPTSQSQDVPSMLQTVERQGRRLSRLIADLLLLTSLEQDISPPSFKPCCLNDLVTDLTEELSELATASDIHLAHHLPDSEIWVLGHESQLYRLVSNLMANAIQYTPPGGSVLVSLEAHDHRAVIAVKDTGIGIPPAEQSRIFERFYRVDSDRSRKTGGTGLGLAIAQAIVQRHQGQLSVDSEIGQGSLFTVSLPCTPA, from the coding sequence ATGGACAGCCAGTCGCTCTTTCGTCGCAGTCGTACTCGCCTTGCCCTCTGGTACACCGGGGTGATGGCCGTGATTTTGGGTCTCTCGGGCTTTGGCCTCTATCGTGCTCTGGTGCTGGCCAACTGGGTCGCCCTAGAGCGCGAAGTGGAATCGATTGCGGGTACCCTCCACGACAGCATCGAACCGCTGCTGCTGCCCGCCGAGAGCCCCACGGATCTGTTGCAGCAGATTTTCCCTGACCTGTGCATGGCCGGAGAGGTTTGCGATCCACCGACCACCCTGATTCAGCGGCACACCCTTGGCATTAGCGATCGCCGCAGCTACTACATTCGCCTGTTCGACCACCACGGCACCCTACTCGCCTACTCGCCCAACCAGCCCCTGCCCCTGTCCCAAACTCTCAACCCCTCTCCCTGGCAAACCCTCCAGGCCGACAACGGCCCCCGCTATCGCCAGTTCACCACCATTCTGCATGCCGCCCACACCCATCCAGACTCGGGCGAAAGCCACAGCCATGGCTCCTGGGGCTATCTGCAAATTGGCCGCACCCTGGCCCCCTTTGATGCCGAAGTGCAGCGGCTTCAGTGGGTTCTAGCCGTGGGGCTGCCTCTTGCCCTGGTGCTGGTGGCGCTCTCTGGCTGGGGGCTGGCGGGGTTGGCCCTGCGGCCCCTCTACCAGGCCTACCAGCGACAACAACGATTCACCGCCGATGCCGCCCACGAGTTGCGATCGCCCCTGGCCAGTCTACTAGCCACGGTAGAAGCTACCTTGCGATTGCCTACCTCCCAGTCGCAGGATGTGCCCTCTATGCTTCAGACGGTTGAGCGCCAGGGACGCCGCCTCAGCCGATTGATCGCCGACTTGCTGTTGCTAACCAGTCTGGAGCAAGACATCTCCCCCCCATCGTTTAAGCCCTGCTGTCTAAATGATTTGGTTACTGACTTAACTGAAGAACTCTCCGAACTGGCCACCGCCTCGGATATTCATCTAGCCCATCACCTGCCCGATAGTGAAATATGGGTTTTGGGTCACGAGTCTCAACTCTATCGGCTCGTCTCTAATTTGATGGCCAACGCCATTCAGTACACGCCCCCAGGGGGATCGGTGCTGGTGAGTTTGGAGGCTCACGACCACAGGGCTGTCATTGCCGTCAAAGATACGGGCATCGGCATTCCACCAGCTGAACAAAGCCGCATTTTTGAACGCTTTTACCGGGTGGATAGCGATCGCTCTCGCAAAACTGGTGGCACCGGGTTGGGGTTGGCAATTGCGCAGGCAATTGTGCAACGGCACCAGGGGCAACTTTCCGTCGACAGTGAGATCGGGCAAGGTAGCCTATTCACCGTTTCACTTCCCTGTACACCCGCTTGA
- the xisF gene encoding fdxN element excision recombinase XisF, translating to MNERFSIERLEDVSHGEDSAGYLRLSKMEQAVNTNALKNQKQRVKEAGVSVIITDIQSGRRDDRPGLTELISMVKQGQIKRVTVTRLDRLGRTVPIIRDNIAILQEYKVDLKVIDQNIELNTPEGMFMVNLLASLAEMEIDQVSSRISAVKAYRRNKKIACDVAPFAYTTREGKYQINRSPYLCLLNQRPDNFEDLGQQNTVEDLLGMTVEDIALDCIEIFKQEKGLTPTVRAIAEKYGLGYTVAKLYSNNSVLYWSGSGLKKWLLNPVLRGNTVYNKRKQLANGKRETLPSEDWQVIPNTHPDQRLLSDSEFHEIKEILDFNAVRGGYRLYNRNPFEHDAYSDYAYQRRLVFCDDCGTMCRATSRHSKDGNTIYHYYYCQNRHRGCNNKKGTRRDLIERRLIDDLLKQSQTLNKPDLNGRQSDDTPTAVPYNAKLDRLEEKLAKLDSFDGFDTYIEASKEETRKQIEQEKQPLSKENLPNKTAEEIILAGNNLLLWHTFSHDEKVEIYPRLIDRILVSNGKVNSVKFKKSDSSI from the coding sequence ATGAACGAAAGATTCTCGATTGAAAGACTTGAAGATGTTTCTCACGGTGAGGATTCAGCGGGTTACCTTCGGCTGTCAAAAATGGAGCAAGCTGTCAATACAAACGCTTTGAAGAATCAAAAACAAAGAGTTAAAGAGGCAGGCGTTTCTGTCATTATTACTGATATTCAAAGCGGGAGAAGAGACGATCGGCCTGGCTTAACCGAGCTCATCAGTATGGTGAAGCAGGGACAAATCAAAAGAGTTACAGTTACTCGGCTTGATAGACTAGGCCGAACTGTGCCCATTATTCGTGACAATATTGCCATTCTTCAGGAATATAAGGTCGACCTTAAGGTCATAGACCAAAACATTGAGCTGAATACCCCTGAAGGCATGTTCATGGTCAACCTTTTGGCTAGCCTAGCCGAAATGGAAATTGACCAAGTATCCAGTCGAATTAGTGCAGTGAAAGCATATCGGCGCAACAAAAAGATTGCCTGTGATGTTGCTCCGTTTGCTTATACTACTCGGGAAGGAAAATATCAAATCAATAGGTCTCCGTATCTCTGCTTATTAAATCAACGACCTGATAACTTTGAGGATTTAGGCCAGCAAAACACCGTTGAAGATTTGCTAGGGATGACAGTTGAAGATATTGCACTAGACTGTATCGAAATCTTCAAGCAGGAAAAAGGGCTAACTCCGACAGTAAGAGCAATTGCTGAAAAGTACGGATTGGGTTACACCGTTGCTAAGCTTTACAGCAATAATTCTGTTTTGTACTGGAGCGGATCTGGCCTTAAAAAATGGCTATTAAATCCAGTGTTGAGAGGAAATACCGTTTACAACAAACGAAAGCAATTGGCTAACGGCAAACGTGAGACTCTACCGTCTGAAGATTGGCAGGTAATTCCAAATACGCATCCTGACCAACGACTGCTCTCAGATTCTGAGTTTCATGAAATTAAAGAAATCCTAGATTTTAACGCTGTTCGCGGCGGGTATCGCCTATATAATCGTAATCCTTTTGAGCATGACGCCTACAGTGATTACGCTTATCAACGGCGTTTAGTCTTCTGTGATGATTGCGGAACAATGTGCCGAGCGACTTCTCGACACAGCAAAGACGGAAATACGATCTATCACTACTACTACTGTCAAAATCGTCACCGTGGATGCAATAACAAGAAAGGAACTCGCAGAGACTTAATAGAACGTCGTTTGATAGATGATTTATTGAAACAGTCTCAGACTCTTAACAAACCAGATTTGAACGGAAGGCAGAGTGACGATACGCCAACGGCTGTACCTTATAATGCCAAGTTGGATAGGCTTGAGGAAAAACTAGCTAAACTGGATTCTTTTGATGGTTTTGATACTTATATTGAGGCATCCAAGGAAGAGACACGGAAGCAGATTGAGCAGGAGAAGCAGCCTTTATCTAAAGAAAACTTACCAAATAAAACCGCTGAAGAAATTATCCTTGCTGGAAATAATCTGTTACTCTGGCATACGTTTTCGCACGACGAAAAGGTTGAAATCTATCCACGGTTGATTGATCGGATACTGGTTTCTAACGGAAAGGTCAATTCGGTTAAGTTCAAAAAATCTGACAGTTCGATTTAA
- a CDS encoding site-specific integrase, whose translation MPKQNRHDQAEIWSADQFEQVMGELNPKMRSLFSICYYTGCRVSEARQLRAEDVVGETLVLRKATTKTKRTRAVPIHPKLKAILGESGLPDRGYLFPGRSGEQPITRQACDLALRKACDRLGLRGYSTHSNRRTWATRLDKAGVRLKAIQDLGGWSSMAALQRYLDVSEEEKVEAIATL comes from the coding sequence GTGCCGAAGCAAAATCGCCACGACCAGGCGGAGATTTGGTCGGCGGATCAGTTCGAGCAGGTGATGGGGGAGTTGAATCCAAAAATGCGATCGCTGTTCTCCATCTGCTACTACACCGGCTGCCGGGTCAGTGAGGCGCGACAGCTGCGGGCGGAGGATGTGGTGGGGGAGACGCTGGTGCTGCGCAAGGCGACGACGAAAACGAAGCGGACGCGGGCGGTGCCGATTCACCCGAAGCTCAAAGCTATTTTGGGGGAGTCGGGTTTACCGGATCGGGGGTATCTGTTTCCGGGACGGAGTGGAGAACAGCCTATTACTCGGCAGGCTTGTGATTTGGCGTTGCGGAAGGCATGCGACCGCCTGGGTCTACGCGGCTACAGCACCCACAGTAACCGGCGCACCTGGGCGACCCGGTTGGATAAGGCGGGGGTGCGGTTGAAGGCGATTCAAGACCTGGGCGGGTGGTCGTCGATGGCGGCACTCCAGCGATACCTCGATGTGTCGGAGGAGGAAAAGGTGGAGGCGATCGCAACCCTATGA